The following proteins come from a genomic window of Montipora foliosa isolate CH-2021 chromosome 2, ASM3666993v2, whole genome shotgun sequence:
- the LOC137992083 gene encoding RNA-binding protein 8A-like produces the protein MADVLDVDVEDKGGFSEDEGDEGIQRLKSAVTKRKGRGFKGDSSSHAKEQYESMDTDEGGQTGPARSVEGWILFITNVHEEAQEDDIHDSFSEYGEIKNLHANLDRRTGFLKGYALVEYETYKEAQAAMDALNGSDLLEQKIAVDWAFVKGAQRTSGSGRRRDTRRY, from the exons ATGGCGGATGTTCTCGACGTTGATGTGGAAGACAAAGGTGGCTTTTCTGAAGACGAAGGCGATG AGGGAATTCAGAGATTGAAATCAGCTGTAACTAAGCGTAAGGGAAGAGGTTTTAAAG GTGACTCTTCATCGCATGCAAAAGAACAGTATGAGTCAATGGATACTGATGAAGGAGGTCAAACAGGCCCTGCTCGAT CTGTGGAAGGATGGATCTTGTTCATTACCAATGTTCATGAGGAAGCTCAGGAAGATGACATTCATGACTCATTTTCTGAATACGGTGAAATAAAAAACCTTCATGCTAATCTAGACAGACGGACAGGATTCTTAAAG GGTTATGCACTTGTGGAGTACGAGACATACAAGGAAGCGCAAGCTGCAATGGATGCTTTGAATGGGTCAGACTTGCTTGAACAAAAGATCGCAGTAGATTGGGCATTTGTCAAGGGAGCACAGAGAACATCCGG ATCAGGAAGAAGGAGAGATACCAGAAGATATTAG